From the genome of Leguminivora glycinivorella isolate SPB_JAAS2020 chromosome Z, LegGlyc_1.1, whole genome shotgun sequence, one region includes:
- the LOC125240726 gene encoding collagen alpha-1(III) chain-like isoform X2: protein MDGPGRGFRGGGRGGPPGGPNQRGRGGFDMRGRGGGMRGRGGPMGGPPRGGPAMRGGPRGFRGGPMRGGGGDRGGRNFSSGPQGPGPHPVPTIETRGAPPQRGGFNRGGPGGMRGRGGRGRGDFGPRNDRGGGRGGMGMRGGRGGRGHGPGGPPGGPGGPGPHGLSAAPGGPPMQQRSAPAPHQAPGGPPQGQPQGGAPFKRGAGPPHGGPGGPPKRGRFDGPRGGGGGRPAPQGGYQQAPVSHNAPPSNGYGPPSHTGYQPYEQPPADPYAQQSYNAPSSYQSNSYSSPAAVQPNSGYSSSSYGTNYGYTTGQGGYDDGYGGGNTGGAGDAGYGAAEPAYGGAAPAYDSYSQPSYNSYQQPQPHYDNNYGIR, encoded by the exons ATGGATGGGCCCGGGCGTGGATTTCGTGGCGGAGGACGTGGTGGCCCACCAGGAGGCCCGAATCAACGCGGCCGGGGTGGCTTCGACATGCGTGGACg AGGAGGCGGAATGAGAGGACGCGGTGGACCTATGGGCGGACCACCTAGAGGCGGTCCGGCTATGCGCGGAGGACCGCGTGGTTTCCGTGGCGGCCCGatgcgcggcggcggcggtgacAGAGGAGGTCGCAATTTCTCTTCGGGACCCCAGGGCCCAGGGCCTCATCCTGTGCCTACTATTGAGACCAGAGGAGCTCCTCCACAAA GAGGAGGATTCAACAGAGGTGGACCCGGCGGAATGAGAGGAAGAGGTGGTCGAGGCCGTGGTGATTTTGGCCCCCGCAATGATCGCGGCGGTGGCAGAGGAGGAATGGGCATGAGAG GAGGACGTGGAGGTAGAGGCCATGGCCCAGGTGGACCACCTGGTGGCCCAGGAGGCCCAGGCCCCCATGGCCTCAGTGCAGCTCCTGGAGGCCCTCCCATGCAGCAGAGATCTGCTCCAGCCCCACACCAAGCGCCTGGAGGGCCACCTCAAGGCCAACCTCAGGGAGGTGCACCTTTCAAAAGAGGTGCAGGACCACCACATGGAGGCCCTGGAGGACCCCCAAAACGTGGAAG ATTTGATGGACCACGCGGAGGTGGTGGCGGCCGGCCAGCTCCACAAGGTGGTTATCAACAAGCACCAGTTTCTCATAATGCCCCACCTTCCAATGGATATGGACCACCATC GCATACAGGGTACCAACCTTATGAACAACCGCCTGCAGACCCTTACGCTCAACAGTCCTACAATGCGCCCAG TTCATACCAGAGTAACAGCTACTCTTCACCAGCAGCAGTCCAGCCCAACTCGGGGTATAGTTCAAGCAGTTATGGAACAAACTATGGCTATACAACAGGCCAAGGAGGCTATGACGATGGCTATGG GGGTGGTAACACAGGAGGAGCGGGCGACGCGGGCTACGGTGCCGCCGAGCCCGCTTACGGCGGCGCCGCCCCCGCCTACGACTCGTACTCTCAACCCTCGTACAATTCCTATCAGCAGCCACAGCCGCATTATGACAACAACTATG GTATACGATGA
- the LOC125240726 gene encoding collagen alpha-1(III) chain-like isoform X1, whose product MDGPGRGFRGGGRGGPPGGPNQRGRGGFDMRGRGGGMRGRGGPMGGPPRGGPAMRGGPRGFRGGPMRGGGGDRGGRNFSSGPQGPGPHPVPTIETRGAPPQRGGFNRGGPGGMRGRGGRGRGDFGPRNDRGGGRGGMGMRGGRGGRGHGPGGPPGGPGGPGPHGLSAAPGGPPMQQRSAPAPHQAPGGPPQGQPQGGAPFKRGAGPPHGGPGGPPKRGRFDGPRGGGGGRPAPQGGYQQAPVSHNAPPSNGYGPPSHTGYQPYEQPPADPYAQQSYNAPSSYQSNSYSSPAAVQPNSGYSSSSYGTNYGYTTGQGGYDDGYGGGNTGGAGDAGYGAAEPAYGGAAPAYDSYSQPSYNSYQQPQPHYDNNYGSW is encoded by the exons ATGGATGGGCCCGGGCGTGGATTTCGTGGCGGAGGACGTGGTGGCCCACCAGGAGGCCCGAATCAACGCGGCCGGGGTGGCTTCGACATGCGTGGACg AGGAGGCGGAATGAGAGGACGCGGTGGACCTATGGGCGGACCACCTAGAGGCGGTCCGGCTATGCGCGGAGGACCGCGTGGTTTCCGTGGCGGCCCGatgcgcggcggcggcggtgacAGAGGAGGTCGCAATTTCTCTTCGGGACCCCAGGGCCCAGGGCCTCATCCTGTGCCTACTATTGAGACCAGAGGAGCTCCTCCACAAA GAGGAGGATTCAACAGAGGTGGACCCGGCGGAATGAGAGGAAGAGGTGGTCGAGGCCGTGGTGATTTTGGCCCCCGCAATGATCGCGGCGGTGGCAGAGGAGGAATGGGCATGAGAG GAGGACGTGGAGGTAGAGGCCATGGCCCAGGTGGACCACCTGGTGGCCCAGGAGGCCCAGGCCCCCATGGCCTCAGTGCAGCTCCTGGAGGCCCTCCCATGCAGCAGAGATCTGCTCCAGCCCCACACCAAGCGCCTGGAGGGCCACCTCAAGGCCAACCTCAGGGAGGTGCACCTTTCAAAAGAGGTGCAGGACCACCACATGGAGGCCCTGGAGGACCCCCAAAACGTGGAAG ATTTGATGGACCACGCGGAGGTGGTGGCGGCCGGCCAGCTCCACAAGGTGGTTATCAACAAGCACCAGTTTCTCATAATGCCCCACCTTCCAATGGATATGGACCACCATC GCATACAGGGTACCAACCTTATGAACAACCGCCTGCAGACCCTTACGCTCAACAGTCCTACAATGCGCCCAG TTCATACCAGAGTAACAGCTACTCTTCACCAGCAGCAGTCCAGCCCAACTCGGGGTATAGTTCAAGCAGTTATGGAACAAACTATGGCTATACAACAGGCCAAGGAGGCTATGACGATGGCTATGG GGGTGGTAACACAGGAGGAGCGGGCGACGCGGGCTACGGTGCCGCCGAGCCCGCTTACGGCGGCGCCGCCCCCGCCTACGACTCGTACTCTCAACCCTCGTACAATTCCTATCAGCAGCCACAGCCGCATTATGACAACAACTATG GAAGTTGGTGA